The Pan paniscus chromosome 1, NHGRI_mPanPan1-v2.0_pri, whole genome shotgun sequence genome has a segment encoding these proteins:
- the STRIP1 gene encoding striatin-interacting protein 1, which produces MEPAVGGPGPLIVNNKQPQPPPPPPPAAAQPPPGAPRAAAGLLPGGKAREFNRNQRKDSEGYSESPDLEFEYADTDKWAAELSELYSYTEGPEFLMNRKCFEEDFRIHVTDKKWTELDTNQHRTHAMRLLDGLEVTAREKRLKVARAILYVAQGTFGECSSEAEVQSWMRYNIFLLLEVGTFNALVELLNMEIDNSAACSSAVRKPAISLADSTDLRVLLNIMYLIVETVHQECEGDKAEWRTMRQTFRAELGSPLYNNEPFAIMLFGMVTKFCSGHAPHFPMKKVLLLLWKTVLCTLGGFEELQSMKAEKRSILGLPPLPEDSIKVIRNMRAASPPASASDLIEQQQKRGRREHKALIKQDNLDAFNERDPYKADDSREEEEENDDDNSLEGETFPLERDEVMPPPLQHPQTDRLTCPKGLPWAPKVREKDIEMFLESSRSKFIGYTLGSDTNTVVGLPRPIHESIKTLKQHKYTSIAEVQAQMEEEYLRSPLSGGEEEVEQVPAETLYQGLLPSLPQYMIALLKILLAAAPTSKAKTDSINILADVLPEEMPTTVLQSMKLGVDVNRHKEVIVKAISAVLLLLLKHFKLNHVYQFEYMAQHLVFANCIPLILKFFNQNIMSYITAKNSISVLDYPHCVVHELPELTAESLEAGDSNQFCWRNLFSCINLLRILNKLTKWKHSRTMMLVVFKSAPILKRALKVKQAMMQLYVLKLLKVQTKYLGRQWRKSNMKTMSAIYQKVRHRLNDDWAYGNDLDARPWDFQAEECALRANIERFNARRYDRAHSNPDFLPVDNCLQSVLGQRVDLPEDFQMNYDLWLEREVFSKPISWEELLQ; this is translated from the exons ATGGAGCCGGCAGTCGGAGGTCCGGGCCCACTGATCGTGAACAACAAACAGCCCCAGCCCCCGCCACCTCCGCCGCCGGCAGCCGCACAGCCACCACCCGGGGCACCGCGGGCCGCCGCGGGCCTCCTGCCTGGGGGCAAAGCCCGCGAGTTCAACCGCAACCAGCGCAAAGACTCAGAG GGCTATTCGGAGTCACCAGACCTGGAGTTTGAGTATGCTGACACGGACAAGTGGGCTGCAGAGCTCTCGG AGCTTTACAGCTACACGGAAGGGCCAGAATTCCTGATGAATCGAAAATGCTTTGAGGAGGACTTCCGGATCCATG TGACAGACAAGAAGTGGACTGAGCTGGATACCAACCAGCACCGGACCCATGCCATGAGGCTCCTGGATGGCTTGGAAGTCACTGCCAGGGAGAAGAGACTCAAGGTGGCTCGAGCAATTCTCTATGTTGCTCAAG GCACGTTTGGGGAGTGCAGctcggaggcagaggtgcagtccTGGATGCGCTACAACATCTTTCTCCTCCTGGAGGTGGGCACGTTCAATGCTTTGGTGGAgcttctgaacatggaaataga CAACAGTGCGGCCTGCAGCAGTGCTGTGAGGAAGCCTGCCATCTCCCTGGCTGACAGCACAGACCTCAG GGTCCTGCTCAACATCATGTACCTGATAGTGGAGACCGTTCATCAGGAGTGTGAGGGTGACAAGGCTGAGTGGAGGACCATGCGGCAGACCTTCAGAGCCGAGCTGG GCTCCCCGCTGTACAACAATGAGCCATTTGCCATCATGCTGTTTGGGATGGTGACCAAATTTTGCAGTGGTCACGCCCCTCACTTTCCCATGAAGAAAGTTCTCTTGCTGCTCTGGAAGACAGTATTG TGCACGCTAGGCGGCTTTGAGGAGCTGCAGAGCATGAAGGCTGAGAAGCGCAGCATCCTGGGCCTCCCCCCGCTTCCTGAGGACAGCATCAAAGTGATTCGCAACATGAGAGCAGCCTCTCCACCAGCATCTGCTTCAGACTTGATTGAGCAGCAGCAGAAACGGGGCCGCCGAGAGCACAAG GCTCTGATAAAGCAGGACAACCTAGATGCCTTCAATGAGCGGGATCCCTACAAGGCTGATGACTCtcgagaagaggaagaggagaatgaTGATGACAACAGTCTGGAGGGGGAGACGTTTCCCCTGGAACGGGATGAAGTGATGCCTCCCCCGCTACAGCACCCACAGACTGACAGGCTGACTTGCCCCAAAGGGCTCCCGTGGGCTCCCAAGGTCAG AGAGAAAGACATTGAGATGTTCCTTGAGTCCAGCCGCAGCAAATTTATAGGTTACACTCTAGGCAG TGACACGAACACAGTGGTGGGGCTGCCCAGGCCAATCCACGAAAGCATCAAGACTCTGAAACAG CACAAGTACACGTCGATTGCAGAGGTCCAGGCGCAGATGGAGGAGGAATATCTCCGCTCCCCTCTCTCAGGG GGAGAAGAAGAAGTTGAGCAAGTCCCTGCAGAAACACTCTACCAAGGCTTGCTCCCCAGCCTGCCTCAGTATATG ATTGCCCTCCTGAAGATCCTGTTGGCTGCAGCACCCACCTCAAAAGCCAAAACAGACTCAATCAACATCCTAGCGGACGTCTTGCCTGAGGAGATGCC CACCACAGTGTTGCAGAGCATGAAGCTGGGGGTAGACGTAAACCGCCACAAAGAGGTCATTGTTAAGGCCATTTCTGctgtcctgctgctgctgctcaagCACTTTAAGTTGAACCATGTCTACCAG TTTGAATACATGGCCCAGCACCTGGTGTTTGCCAACTGCATTCCTTTGATCCTAAAGTTCTTCAATCAAAACATCATGTCCTACATCACTGCCAAGAACAG CATTTCTGTCCTGGATTACCCTCACTGCGTGGTGCATGAGCTGCCAGAGCTGACTGCGGAGAGTTTG GAAGCAGGTGACAGTAACCAATTTTGCTGGAGGAACCTCTTTTCTTGTATCAATCTGCTTCGGATCTTGAACAAGCTGACAAAGTGGAAGCATTCAAGGACAATG ATGCTGGTGGTGTTCAAGTCAGCCCCCATCTTGAAGCGGGCCCTAAAGGTGAAACAAGCCATGATGCAGCTCTATGTGCTGAAGCTGCTCAAGGTACAGACCAAATACTTGGGGCGGCAGTGGCGAAAGAGCAACATGAAGACCATGTCTGCCATCTACCAGAAGGTGCGGCATCGGCTGAACGACGACTGGGCATACGGCAATG